One window of Anaerolineales bacterium genomic DNA carries:
- a CDS encoding antibiotic biosynthesis monooxygenase — MIIRIWHGWTSPSNADIYENLLKEEIFVGIQNRHIPGFKGIQLLRRELKEEVEFITIMKFDSLDAVRQFAGEDYEVAVVPQKARAVLARFDERSQHYEIRAERSGDG; from the coding sequence ATGATCATCCGTATCTGGCATGGCTGGACATCGCCGTCCAACGCAGACATCTATGAGAATTTACTCAAGGAAGAGATCTTCGTCGGCATTCAAAACCGCCACATCCCCGGCTTTAAGGGCATTCAATTGCTTCGCCGCGAACTCAAAGAAGAGGTGGAATTCATCACGATCATGAAGTTCGATTCCCTGGATGCTGTCCGCCAGTTTGCTGGCGAAGATTATGAAGTTGCTGTGGTCCCGCAGAAGGCGAGAGCGGTACTTGCGCGCTTCGATGAACGATCCCAGCATTATGAAATCAGAGCCGAGAGAAGCGGCGATGGCTAG
- a CDS encoding class I SAM-dependent methyltransferase, translating into MKNIATSSRLKTNYEDYYESGDPEWRRLGAVDKCANIVSLCRDLPHETILEIGAGDGAILKRLSELGFGEKLHALEISPSGVEAIKNKGIPNLVECLLFDGYELPYNDFKFDLAVLSHVIEHVEYPRKLLYEAARVARHVFVEVPLEDTLRLKPNFVFDKVGHINFYSPVTFRRLVQTCSLEVLKQTVTNPSNAVHRYRYGWKGTVNYYIKELLLKIFPRLATKFFVYHSSLVCRAETKSDSHDRP; encoded by the coding sequence ATGAAGAACATTGCCACAAGCAGTCGCTTGAAGACCAACTACGAGGATTATTACGAGAGTGGAGACCCGGAATGGCGGAGATTAGGCGCGGTGGACAAGTGCGCCAACATCGTCTCCCTTTGCCGTGATCTGCCTCACGAAACCATTCTCGAGATCGGCGCTGGCGATGGAGCGATATTAAAGCGATTATCCGAATTGGGATTTGGCGAAAAACTACATGCGCTCGAAATCTCACCCTCCGGCGTGGAGGCGATAAAGAACAAAGGGATACCCAACCTGGTTGAATGCCTGCTCTTCGACGGGTATGAACTCCCCTACAACGATTTCAAGTTCGACCTTGCGGTTCTCAGCCATGTCATCGAGCATGTCGAATATCCGCGGAAACTCCTTTACGAAGCCGCCAGGGTCGCCCGGCATGTTTTTGTGGAAGTGCCGCTCGAGGATACCCTGCGTCTGAAACCCAATTTCGTTTTCGATAAGGTGGGTCATATCAATTTTTATTCGCCCGTCACGTTCAGAAGGCTGGTCCAGACCTGCAGCCTGGAGGTCTTGAAACAGACGGTGACGAATCCCTCAAACGCCGTGCATCGATACAGGTACGGCTGGAAAGGGACGGTCAATTATTACATCAAGGAACTTTTATTGAAGATTTTCCCGCGCCTGGCGACGAAATTCTTCGTCTACCATTCCTCATTGGTGTGCCGGGCAGAAACAAAATCGGATTCCCATGATCGTCCATGA
- a CDS encoding nucleotidyltransferase family protein — MNDPTSQTTAADVIELVNLLDAHGIGVVIDGGWGVDALLGKQTRTHSDLDIAVERADVPNIRALLEGRGYKEVLRDDTRECNFVMGDDKGRLIDIHSYTFDEEGKVIFGVEYPFDSLKGTGSIAGYPVKCITPEWMVKFHTGYKLDENDYYDVKLLCEKFGIEIPAEFAEFLPKAENGR, encoded by the coding sequence ATGAATGATCCCACTTCCCAAACCACCGCCGCGGATGTGATCGAACTCGTAAATCTGCTCGATGCACACGGCATCGGCGTGGTCATCGACGGCGGCTGGGGCGTGGACGCCTTGCTGGGAAAACAGACCCGCACGCACAGCGACCTCGATATCGCTGTGGAACGTGCGGACGTGCCGAATATCCGCGCCTTGCTGGAAGGGCGGGGTTACAAGGAAGTTCTGCGCGACGATACGCGTGAGTGCAATTTCGTCATGGGGGATGATAAAGGACGGCTGATCGATATCCACTCATACACGTTCGATGAAGAAGGCAAAGTGATCTTTGGCGTCGAGTATCCCTTCGACTCGCTCAAGGGAACCGGCTCCATAGCAGGTTATCCCGTCAAGTGCATCACGCCTGAATGGATGGTCAAATTCCACACTGGATATAAACTCGATGAGAACGATTACTACGATGTGAAATTACTGTGCGAGAAGTTCGGGATCGAAATCCCCGCCGAGTTTGCGGAATTCCTGCCGAAAGCAGAAAACGGGAGGTAA
- a CDS encoding sigma-70 family RNA polymerase sigma factor, whose amino-acid sequence MNAPTDRDLILRARRGDAEAFGDLVSRHQTSVFNVCYRILHNRADAEDLAQETFIRALDRLHTFDLEREFSPWIRRVAANLCLNHLEAQKPSAPLDEERDEDKTQGPARQVEVKERSEQIRSALASLPLHYRVVVELRHYQDLSYDEIASELDIPLSDVKSHLFRARKLLAEKLHAPD is encoded by the coding sequence ATGAATGCGCCCACCGACCGCGACCTGATCCTGCGAGCTCGTCGCGGCGACGCTGAAGCCTTCGGCGATCTCGTCTCGCGCCACCAAACGAGCGTGTTCAACGTCTGCTACCGCATTCTGCACAACCGCGCCGACGCCGAAGACCTCGCCCAGGAGACCTTCATCCGCGCCCTCGACCGTCTGCACACCTTTGACCTCGAACGCGAATTCAGCCCGTGGATTCGCCGTGTGGCAGCCAACCTGTGCCTGAACCATCTCGAGGCGCAGAAACCGTCCGCTCCGCTCGACGAGGAACGGGACGAAGATAAAACTCAAGGTCCGGCCAGGCAGGTTGAGGTCAAAGAGAGAAGCGAGCAGATCCGCAGCGCGCTCGCGTCCCTGCCGCTGCATTATCGCGTCGTTGTCGAGTTGCGGCATTATCAAGACCTATCCTACGACGAGATCGCAAGCGAACTGGACATCCCCCTCAGCGACGTGAAGAGCCATCTCTTCCGCGCCCGCAAACTTCTCGCGGAGAAACTCCATGCACCTGACTGA
- a CDS encoding DUF1800 family protein produces MTLSRRDFLKLATLLSASAALNACAPALRRLTDDLPAVPWSPLSMADFTALNRITFGARVEERARLAEIGLANYIEEQLDYEAINDLTLDLQLSTFNTLTMSANEIEAVTNQLFDGYDRERPINELRQATFLRQLYSKRQLYEVMVDFWSDHFNIFIEKEPCFYLKTVDDRDVIRKHALGNFRDLVWASAHSPAMLTYLDNQANVKGTPNENYARELMELHTLGVEGGYSQNDVMQLARCLTGWSVKEHFWLGDFVFKQDQHEPGEKNVLGLAIQEAGQSEAEQVIEHLALHPSTAKFISTKLARRFIADEPPQEIIEKAAQTFLATKGDIKSVLRVILLEGLAFVQPKYKRPLNFVLSALRMLNVETDGVAMHDPLMQMGQMYFNWTTPDGYPDTSDAWQGNLMPRWQFAFELIRNELPKTKHNLNALLDVASTGSLHTDVDSLTSLLLGTPLDRLTRDGMIDTVHSAGATEEETLQIIAASLIASPAFQWR; encoded by the coding sequence ATGACCCTATCTCGAAGAGACTTCCTCAAACTCGCCACCCTCCTCTCTGCATCTGCCGCACTCAATGCCTGCGCCCCCGCCCTGCGACGACTGACAGACGACCTACCCGCCGTCCCGTGGAGTCCGCTCAGCATGGCAGACTTCACCGCGCTCAACCGCATCACCTTCGGCGCGAGAGTGGAAGAACGCGCCCGCCTGGCAGAGATCGGCTTGGCGAATTACATCGAAGAACAACTCGATTACGAAGCCATCAACGACCTGACGTTAGACCTGCAACTTTCAACCTTCAACACTTTAACCATGTCAGCCAACGAGATCGAAGCCGTCACCAATCAACTCTTCGATGGCTATGATCGCGAGCGTCCCATCAATGAACTGCGTCAAGCTACATTTCTGCGTCAACTTTATAGCAAACGTCAACTCTACGAAGTGATGGTCGATTTCTGGAGTGACCACTTCAACATCTTCATCGAGAAAGAACCATGCTTCTATCTCAAGACCGTTGACGACCGCGATGTGATTCGCAAACACGCCCTCGGCAACTTCCGTGATCTGGTGTGGGCGTCCGCGCATTCGCCTGCCATGCTCACCTATCTCGATAACCAAGCCAATGTCAAAGGCACGCCCAACGAGAACTACGCCCGCGAACTGATGGAACTTCACACCCTCGGCGTGGAAGGCGGCTACTCTCAAAACGACGTCATGCAACTGGCGCGTTGTCTCACGGGTTGGTCGGTCAAAGAACATTTTTGGCTTGGCGATTTCGTCTTCAAGCAAGACCAGCACGAACCCGGTGAGAAAAATGTTTTGGGTCTCGCGATTCAGGAAGCGGGTCAGAGTGAGGCGGAGCAAGTCATCGAACATCTCGCGCTTCATCCATCCACTGCAAAATTTATTTCAACAAAACTCGCGCGTCGCTTCATCGCCGATGAGCCGCCACAGGAAATTATCGAGAAAGCCGCGCAAACATTTCTCGCCACCAAAGGCGATATCAAATCGGTTCTGCGCGTTATCCTGCTTGAAGGTCTCGCCTTCGTGCAACCCAAATACAAACGTCCGCTCAACTTTGTGCTTTCTGCGTTGCGCATGCTCAACGTTGAAACCGATGGCGTTGCCATGCACGACCCGCTCATGCAAATGGGGCAAATGTATTTCAACTGGACGACGCCCGACGGCTACCCCGACACGAGCGACGCATGGCAAGGCAACCTCATGCCGCGCTGGCAATTTGCGTTTGAATTAATTCGCAACGAACTTCCCAAGACGAAACACAACCTCAATGCTTTATTGGATGTCGCCTCTACGGGCAGTTTACACACCGATGTAGATTCCCTCACCTCATTGCTTTTAGGCACGCCGTTAGATCGCCTCACCCGCGACGGGATGATTGATACCGTCCATTCGGCTGGTGCCACCGAGGAAGAGACTCTGCAAATCATCGCCGCGAGTTTGATTGCGTCGCCTGCCTTTCAGTGGCGTTAG
- a CDS encoding DUF1501 domain-containing protein — protein sequence MLETLPMLQQIPTKTWMPRLSFAPKNTAPRGDTLVVVFLRGAADVLNMVVPHGEDAYYALRPTLGIARPDNGRKMKDERVVNLDGFFGFHPNMSSLLEAWQSGQLAIIHACGAPDESRSHFKAMELMERGVDDERGPASGWIGRHLATLNTGNSSPLRAVGMGTRPQRSLSGSVPVSALRSIADFHLGGDVRALQQMRAALSYVYQNDELGQDTLSIMDTLQKLDPLNYQSPITNYPDTEFGLALKQTAMLIKAEVGLEVSAIDLGGWDTHFTQGSLNGIMPNLMKDLGEGLAAFHADMADHMSKLTTVTMSEFGRRAYENGSLGTDHGHGSMMMVLGGNVDGGKVHGQWPGLEDGQLIGPGDLAVTTDYRDVLSEVLVKRLNNQATSDVFPEYRPVIRNIMK from the coding sequence ATGTTAGAAACCTTACCCATGCTTCAACAAATCCCAACCAAGACCTGGATGCCGCGTCTATCCTTTGCGCCCAAGAACACCGCCCCACGCGGAGATACTCTCGTCGTCGTCTTCCTGCGCGGCGCCGCAGATGTGTTGAACATGGTCGTGCCGCATGGCGAAGACGCTTATTATGCGTTACGCCCAACATTGGGAATTGCAAGACCTGATAATGGAAGAAAGATGAAAGATGAAAGAGTTGTAAATCTGGATGGTTTCTTCGGATTTCATCCAAACATGAGTTCTTTACTCGAAGCCTGGCAAAGCGGACAACTCGCCATCATCCATGCTTGCGGTGCGCCAGATGAATCGCGCAGTCACTTCAAAGCGATGGAACTGATGGAACGCGGCGTGGATGATGAGCGTGGTCCCGCCTCAGGTTGGATCGGACGTCACCTCGCCACGTTGAACACAGGCAACTCATCGCCTTTGCGAGCCGTGGGTATGGGCACTCGTCCGCAGCGCAGCCTGAGCGGAAGTGTCCCCGTCTCTGCCCTGCGTTCCATCGCAGACTTCCACCTTGGCGGCGATGTACGCGCCCTGCAACAAATGCGAGCCGCGCTAAGTTACGTTTATCAAAATGATGAACTCGGTCAAGATACCTTGTCTATTATGGATACCCTCCAAAAACTCGACCCGCTCAATTACCAGTCACCAATTACCAATTACCCTGACACCGAATTCGGTCTTGCTCTCAAACAAACCGCCATGCTCATCAAAGCGGAAGTGGGGCTCGAAGTCTCTGCCATTGACCTTGGCGGCTGGGACACGCACTTCACCCAAGGCTCGCTCAACGGCATCATGCCGAACCTGATGAAAGACCTCGGCGAAGGGCTTGCCGCCTTCCATGCCGATATGGCAGACCACATGAGCAAACTGACCACCGTCACCATGTCTGAGTTTGGGCGACGGGCTTATGAGAACGGCAGCCTCGGCACCGATCACGGACACGGCAGCATGATGATGGTCTTGGGCGGCAATGTAGATGGCGGCAAGGTCCACGGGCAATGGCCCGGGTTGGAAGATGGTCAACTCATCGGTCCCGGTGATTTGGCCGTCACGACAGATTACCGTGATGTGCTTTCCGAAGTTTTAGTTAAGCGATTGAATAATCAAGCTACGAGCGATGTTTTCCCCGAATATCGGCCTGTAATAAGAAATATTATGAAATAA
- a CDS encoding efflux RND transporter periplasmic adaptor subunit, producing the protein MNRIFFIGLLVLTACASPAPVLPEATNAPIENVSPESPDSVVASARVEPAQVSQLSFTTSALVKEIPVNEGDAVKAGDVLMVLNTPGLEYDVIAAEADYKAKSQAAELQKAEKVLYVDPDTGRKEWYSLPREVYLKAVAEADVAKAQWDSALANLAQAALTAPFDGTIVDVNVVTGELVQVNQVVMTIADLNRLEIVTTDLSERDITRVKIGQNVKVTIEAMDVTISGKVIRISPRAVTLGGDVVFPVTIDLDEQPKGLLWGMSAEVEIATGED; encoded by the coding sequence ATGAATAGAATCTTTTTTATCGGCTTGCTGGTGTTGACCGCCTGCGCAAGCCCTGCGCCCGTCCTACCTGAAGCGACGAACGCCCCCATCGAAAACGTCTCTCCAGAATCGCCCGATTCTGTCGTTGCATCGGCGAGGGTGGAACCTGCGCAAGTCTCGCAGTTGAGCTTCACCACGTCCGCGCTCGTGAAGGAAATTCCGGTAAACGAAGGCGACGCGGTGAAGGCAGGTGATGTGCTGATGGTTCTTAATACACCCGGACTTGAATATGACGTTATCGCGGCGGAAGCAGATTACAAGGCAAAGAGTCAAGCCGCCGAACTTCAAAAAGCGGAAAAAGTTCTTTATGTGGACCCGGATACCGGCAGAAAAGAATGGTATTCATTGCCGCGCGAGGTTTATCTCAAAGCCGTCGCAGAAGCGGACGTGGCAAAAGCTCAATGGGATTCCGCGTTAGCGAATCTCGCCCAAGCCGCTTTGACCGCGCCTTTCGATGGAACGATCGTTGATGTTAACGTCGTCACCGGCGAGCTGGTTCAGGTGAATCAAGTTGTAATGACGATCGCGGATTTGAACCGTCTTGAGATCGTCACCACCGACTTGAGCGAGCGAGACATCACCCGCGTGAAGATCGGTCAGAACGTGAAGGTGACCATCGAAGCAATGGATGTGACGATTTCGGGAAAGGTGATTCGAATCTCCCCTCGGGCAGTCACCCTGGGAGGCGACGTGGTCTTTCCCGTCACGATCGATTTGGATGAACAACCAAAAGGATTGTTGTGGGGCATGAGCGCGGAAGTCGAGATCGCAACGGGCGAAGACTAG
- a CDS encoding HlyD family efflux transporter periplasmic adaptor subunit, producing the protein MKKAYWIILVAAFAVSACGGTNTPEAIPTVMVESGDASPSQPQSSSGDTVTASAVVVPAQSARLSFTNIARVTKVNAQAGDKVNAGDVLVEVDTSILDAKVREAEANLAFAEVQLSYLVRNVGCRGEGCAPSWKHVEVAQIDVARAQALLDSAKATLASQSALTAPFASTVISVDISPYETVAPGQVVMVVGDLSKYRIETTDLSERDVPDVKVGQSASVFIEALGGEYAGKVVDIARISSELGGDVVFKVTIELDEQPAGLLWGMSADVEIGVGE; encoded by the coding sequence ATGAAAAAAGCTTATTGGATCATCCTCGTCGCCGCGTTTGCGGTATCTGCCTGCGGTGGGACGAATACACCGGAAGCCATCCCAACTGTAATGGTGGAATCAGGGGATGCGTCTCCTTCCCAACCGCAGTCCTCGAGCGGTGATACTGTCACCGCCTCTGCAGTCGTCGTGCCAGCGCAGTCCGCGCGTTTATCTTTCACGAACATCGCGCGTGTAACGAAAGTCAATGCACAGGCCGGGGACAAGGTCAACGCCGGGGATGTGCTGGTGGAGGTCGACACCTCCATATTGGATGCGAAGGTCCGCGAGGCGGAGGCGAATCTTGCCTTTGCGGAGGTTCAACTCAGTTACCTGGTCCGCAATGTCGGATGCCGGGGTGAAGGCTGCGCGCCATCCTGGAAACATGTGGAAGTGGCGCAGATCGATGTCGCCCGCGCCCAGGCTTTGTTGGATTCTGCCAAAGCGACTCTCGCTTCCCAGTCGGCTCTGACCGCGCCTTTTGCCAGTACCGTTATATCGGTCGATATCTCCCCGTATGAGACCGTCGCTCCGGGCCAGGTTGTGATGGTCGTCGGCGATCTATCGAAGTATCGCATCGAAACCACAGACCTGAGCGAACGCGACGTGCCTGATGTGAAAGTGGGGCAATCTGCCAGCGTTTTCATCGAAGCGTTGGGCGGTGAATATGCCGGGAAGGTCGTGGACATTGCCCGCATCTCCTCCGAGTTGGGCGGCGATGTGGTCTTCAAGGTGACCATCGAACTCGACGAACAACCTGCCGGTTTACTGTGGGGCATGAGCGCGGATGTCGAGATCGGTGTCGGCGAGTGA
- a CDS encoding ABC transporter ATP-binding protein, with product MEVAKLTNVTRIYKIGEVETRALNGVSMTIGDGEFTSLVGPSGSGKTTLLQLIGCLDKPTSGSVVINGHETTNLNRNQRADLRKGTIGFVFQFFALIPTLTAYENVEMPLLLNGKSPAQRKQRVMELLEAVDLKDRAHHRPDQLSGGQQQRVAVARALSTNPTMILADEPTANLDTTNGEQVMEIMKKLNKETGVTFVFATHDPRVIKHAARVVTLRDGVIESDNNPPKK from the coding sequence ATGGAAGTCGCAAAATTAACGAACGTAACTCGCATCTATAAGATCGGCGAAGTGGAGACACGCGCGTTGAACGGCGTCAGCATGACGATCGGAGATGGAGAATTTACGTCGCTGGTCGGTCCCTCTGGCTCCGGCAAGACGACGCTTCTGCAATTGATCGGCTGTCTCGATAAACCCACTTCAGGCAGCGTGGTCATCAACGGGCATGAAACTACCAACCTCAACCGCAACCAGCGCGCGGACCTGAGAAAAGGCACGATCGGATTCGTGTTCCAGTTCTTCGCGCTCATCCCGACCCTGACAGCCTACGAAAACGTGGAAATGCCGCTTCTTCTCAATGGCAAGTCTCCCGCGCAGCGCAAACAGCGCGTGATGGAACTGCTCGAAGCCGTGGACTTGAAAGACCGCGCGCATCACCGCCCCGATCAACTCAGCGGCGGCCAACAGCAGCGGGTTGCTGTCGCTCGGGCACTATCGACGAATCCCACGATGATCCTTGCCGATGAACCCACCGCCAACCTTGACACGACCAACGGCGAGCAGGTGATGGAGATCATGAAGAAACTCAACAAGGAAACCGGCGTGACCTTCGTCTTCGCCACGCACGACCCGCGCGTGATTAAACATGCCGCGCGCGTCGTCACCCTGCGGGACGGCGTCATCGAGAGCGATAACAACCCGCCGAAAAAATAA
- a CDS encoding ABC transporter permease, with amino-acid sequence MNYFKMAYRNLGRHRRRSLLSGLALALGTALLMFIAAFFQGEMRSSMETTLKLNTGHLQVRDEDYDPDKLSVAWEYLIENPDQAAAQIEALDPVRVATPRLVASGIVSVRDESAGVQIMGIVPESEANAPYRDGIISGEFITADDREGILIGLPLAESLGLKAGDQISLLVNTSDGDVDEQQFTIRGIFTTGTSAWDKGIVFLPLAKAQAFSRAENHASMIFILLKDREKAEEVAGAIQGEGIVVKTWTQMNELLVLVEDFSNAYLAIINLIVLGVTATVIVNTLLMSVFERTREIGVLSAIGMKGRQVIALFLSEATLLAFGGIGVGALAGWALSAYFGKVGVYFGDLGISGDMLLEDRIYTYLTLDSAVNLIITAFLITILASLYPARMASRMEPVEALRGAQ; translated from the coding sequence ATGAACTACTTCAAAATGGCATATCGCAACCTGGGCAGGCATCGCAGGCGTTCGCTCCTTTCGGGGTTGGCGCTCGCTCTCGGCACAGCCCTGTTGATGTTCATCGCCGCATTCTTTCAGGGTGAGATGCGCAGTTCGATGGAAACCACGCTGAAACTCAACACCGGTCATCTGCAAGTGCGGGATGAAGACTACGACCCGGACAAGCTCTCCGTCGCTTGGGAATACCTGATCGAGAATCCGGATCAAGCCGCGGCGCAGATCGAAGCGCTGGACCCTGTCCGGGTGGCCACGCCGAGACTGGTCGCAAGCGGAATCGTCTCCGTCCGCGATGAGTCGGCCGGGGTGCAGATCATGGGCATCGTCCCGGAGTCTGAGGCGAATGCGCCCTATCGCGATGGAATCATTTCCGGTGAATTCATCACCGCCGACGACCGCGAAGGAATCTTGATCGGGCTTCCGCTTGCCGAAAGCCTGGGTTTGAAGGCAGGCGATCAAATCAGCCTGCTGGTGAATACCTCCGACGGCGATGTTGACGAACAGCAGTTCACCATTCGTGGAATCTTCACCACCGGCACAAGCGCGTGGGATAAGGGTATTGTTTTCCTTCCGCTTGCCAAGGCGCAGGCGTTCTCCCGCGCAGAGAACCACGCCAGCATGATCTTCATATTGCTGAAAGACCGTGAAAAAGCGGAAGAAGTTGCCGGAGCGATCCAGGGTGAAGGGATTGTGGTGAAGACCTGGACGCAGATGAACGAACTGCTGGTGTTGGTGGAGGATTTTTCGAACGCGTATCTTGCCATCATCAACCTGATCGTGCTGGGTGTGACGGCGACGGTTATCGTTAATACCTTGTTGATGTCTGTTTTCGAACGCACGCGCGAGATTGGAGTTTTATCCGCCATCGGCATGAAGGGCAGGCAGGTCATCGCCCTGTTCCTTTCCGAAGCAACCCTGCTGGCGTTCGGCGGAATCGGAGTCGGCGCATTGGCGGGCTGGGCGCTCTCGGCATACTTTGGCAAGGTCGGCGTGTACTTCGGCGACCTGGGCATTAGCGGTGATATGTTGTTGGAAGACCGCATCTACACCTACCTCACGCTCGATTCCGCCGTCAATCTCATCATCACCGCATTTTTGATCACCATCCTCGCTTCGCTCTACCCGGCGCGCATGGCATCCCGCATGGAGCCTGTCGAAGCCCTGCGCGGCGCACAATAA
- a CDS encoding ABC transporter permease: MSLYLRIAWRNVWRHRRRTFLIAIGMGVTMAMLVLYDGLIGGFEQAIYGNAIQLLGGNIQVHAPGYSEKAGRKPLLPLDDPEALVRAAESQPNVVVASKRIVTGGLVTNREGAFAITIVGVETDKEGRITPVSENISSGRYLLPDDGDVIVIGQGLATAMEIEVGDRITMVGNTTHEQTRQRTMTVIGIYDVGVPSVEKGTIYISLAEAQSLFGLEGQVTEIVISLKQIGQEPGVMDALNTSVPGYEVESWVTSIPDLKKTMDMKTGVMSVFGVFMLGIAAIGILNLLMMAVFERTREIGIVGALGLKPREITFLFLLEGILIGLMGAAIGAILGTAINGILGIYGLDYSQFANLTEYTALISGSIYPQLVPLKVLKHAFTVAIIAALAALYPAIEASRREPAEALHYV; the protein is encoded by the coding sequence ATGTCACTTTATCTGCGCATTGCATGGCGCAATGTGTGGCGGCATCGCCGCCGGACTTTTTTGATCGCGATCGGTATGGGCGTCACGATGGCGATGCTTGTGTTATACGACGGGCTGATCGGCGGCTTTGAGCAGGCGATCTACGGCAACGCCATCCAATTGCTTGGCGGAAATATCCAGGTCCATGCGCCGGGATACAGCGAAAAAGCCGGGCGCAAACCGCTTTTGCCTTTGGACGATCCCGAGGCGCTCGTGCGTGCGGCGGAATCGCAGCCCAATGTGGTTGTCGCATCGAAGCGCATCGTCACGGGCGGCCTTGTCACCAACCGCGAAGGCGCTTTTGCGATCACCATCGTCGGTGTGGAGACGGATAAGGAAGGCAGGATCACGCCGGTCTCGGAAAACATATCGAGCGGGCGTTATCTCCTGCCGGATGACGGCGATGTGATCGTCATCGGTCAGGGATTGGCAACGGCGATGGAGATCGAAGTGGGCGACCGCATCACAATGGTCGGCAACACAACTCACGAGCAGACCCGCCAGCGGACCATGACCGTGATCGGGATCTATGATGTCGGCGTGCCTTCGGTGGAAAAGGGAACGATCTATATCTCGCTTGCCGAGGCGCAAAGCCTCTTTGGCTTGGAAGGTCAGGTGACCGAGATCGTAATTTCGTTGAAGCAGATCGGGCAGGAGCCGGGTGTCATGGACGCCCTCAACACTTCCGTGCCGGGTTATGAGGTGGAGAGTTGGGTGACGAGCATCCCCGACCTGAAAAAGACAATGGACATGAAGACCGGCGTGATGAGCGTGTTCGGTGTGTTCATGCTCGGCATCGCAGCCATCGGCATATTGAATCTCCTGATGATGGCGGTCTTCGAACGCACGCGCGAGATCGGCATTGTCGGCGCATTGGGACTCAAACCGCGCGAGATCACCTTCCTGTTTTTGCTCGAAGGGATTCTCATCGGCTTGATGGGTGCGGCGATCGGCGCGATTCTGGGTACCGCGATCAACGGCATCCTCGGCATCTACGGCTTGGATTATTCGCAATTCGCAAACCTGACCGAGTACACCGCCCTGATCAGCGGAAGCATCTATCCCCAGCTCGTGCCGTTGAAGGTGTTGAAACATGCCTTTACTGTTGCGATCATTGCTGCGCTGGCGGCTTTGTATCCCGCCATCGAAGCGTCACGCCGCGAACCGGCGGAAGCGCTGCATTACGTGTAA
- a CDS encoding TetR/AcrR family transcriptional regulator, whose protein sequence is MPKQTFLNLPEEKRNAIVNAAIDEFAEYGFESASINRIVANSGISKGSFYQYFEDKRDVFMYLLTLLEQEKISYFKDKRPPGNNMDTFQYFRWMIKTGMEFNSAYPRITQAISRVLLVEGLYYGKLFGDYHQKALDALRMMIKGAMARGEVDPSVDVDLAVMVMDTWSNAISTYILNEGMKHKDMMKWVRSSRTQEKIDKLLYVMEYGLRKTESEFEASR, encoded by the coding sequence TTGCCCAAACAGACATTCCTCAACCTTCCCGAAGAAAAGCGAAACGCCATTGTGAATGCCGCCATCGATGAGTTTGCGGAGTACGGCTTTGAATCCGCTTCCATCAACCGGATTGTTGCAAACAGCGGCATTTCGAAGGGCAGTTTTTATCAATACTTCGAGGACAAGCGCGATGTATTCATGTACCTGCTCACGCTGCTCGAACAGGAGAAAATTTCCTACTTCAAGGATAAGCGCCCGCCGGGCAATAACATGGATACCTTCCAGTATTTCCGCTGGATGATCAAGACGGGCATGGAGTTCAACTCGGCGTATCCGCGCATCACACAGGCGATCAGCCGCGTGCTGTTGGTGGAAGGATTGTATTACGGAAAACTATTCGGCGACTACCATCAGAAAGCCCTTGACGCGCTGCGGATGATGATCAAGGGAGCCATGGCGCGCGGCGAAGTGGATCCCAGTGTGGACGTGGACCTGGCGGTGATGGTCATGGATACCTGGAGCAACGCCATCAGCACCTACATCCTGAACGAAGGCATGAAACACAAGGACATGATGAAATGGGTGCGCTCGTCCAGGACACAGGAGAAGATCGACAAATTGCTTTATGTGATGGAATACGGCTTGCGGAAGACCGAATCGGAATTCGAAGCGAGCCGGTAG